One Rossellomorea aquimaris DNA window includes the following coding sequences:
- a CDS encoding YlbD family protein: MGKSLHPKVKEFKGFVRKHPKIVKDVRNGDANWQDLFEDWYLLGEDDTRWDKYKDEAAKESNPTNQGSKNGWMDQVGDMVKKMDANQLQQHINSLSEALGAVQGVLSQFQSNNNRGSGTTTKTETPSKPSHPFSFRKD; this comes from the coding sequence ATGGGTAAATCACTACACCCTAAGGTAAAAGAGTTTAAAGGATTTGTGAGAAAGCATCCGAAAATTGTGAAAGATGTGCGTAATGGTGATGCCAATTGGCAGGATCTCTTTGAAGACTGGTACTTACTGGGGGAAGATGATACAAGGTGGGATAAGTATAAAGATGAAGCCGCGAAAGAATCAAACCCAACCAACCAAGGAAGTAAAAACGGCTGGATGGATCAGGTTGGAGATATGGTGAAAAAAATGGACGCTAATCAATTGCAACAACATATTAACAGCTTAAGTGAGGCCTTGGGAGCAGTACAAGGAGTACTTAGTCAATTTCAGTCAAATAACAATAGAGGGTCAGGAACAACAACCAAAACTGAAACACCATCTAAACCCTCCCATCCATTTTCATTCCGGAAAGATTAG
- a CDS encoding SepM family pheromone-processing serine protease, translating into MKTKTLIRTLVIMTIIMVATSFYYLPFYVTKPGGAHELDPIVKVKNGYEDEGELMLTTVRMGRANIYAYLMASLKKYEYIFPVEEIRSPHESDEEYNLRQLHLMADSQNHAIEVAYKKAGKSYEYTYKGIYVLNIYPSMPAEEVLMPGDRITAVDGNTFQSSEEFIEYVSKKKNGDTVKITYVRDKEEMVETISLEAFPDMPDKVGLGITLSDDKEIKTDPPVELDTEEIGGPSAGLMFSLEIYNQLTKDDITRGHSIAGTGTISENGEVGRIGGIEQKVIAADKAGAEYFLAPHEKVTKEMKEKYPELESNYTAAKRTAEDIGTDMKVIPVKTFDEALAFLQTLAK; encoded by the coding sequence ATGAAAACGAAAACATTAATAAGAACCTTAGTCATCATGACCATTATCATGGTTGCTACATCCTTTTATTATCTTCCCTTTTATGTAACGAAGCCGGGAGGAGCCCATGAACTGGATCCGATCGTAAAGGTGAAGAATGGCTATGAGGATGAAGGTGAATTAATGCTTACAACCGTCAGGATGGGAAGAGCAAATATCTATGCATATCTTATGGCAAGCTTAAAAAAATACGAATATATCTTTCCTGTTGAGGAAATTAGAAGCCCTCATGAAAGTGACGAGGAGTATAATCTTCGTCAACTGCACCTTATGGCTGACTCTCAAAACCATGCCATTGAAGTGGCCTATAAAAAAGCGGGTAAATCCTATGAATACACCTACAAAGGTATATATGTCTTAAATATTTACCCATCTATGCCGGCAGAAGAAGTCTTAATGCCCGGTGATCGTATTACGGCCGTTGATGGGAATACATTTCAATCTTCAGAGGAATTCATTGAATATGTCAGTAAAAAAAAAAATGGGGATACTGTTAAGATTACTTACGTTAGGGATAAGGAAGAAATGGTGGAAACGATTTCCTTGGAGGCTTTCCCTGATATGCCGGATAAAGTTGGTCTAGGAATTACGCTAAGTGACGATAAAGAAATCAAAACCGATCCTCCTGTGGAACTGGATACTGAAGAGATTGGTGGCCCTTCCGCAGGATTGATGTTTAGCTTGGAGATATATAATCAACTAACGAAGGATGACATTACGAGGGGTCATTCTATTGCGGGGACGGGGACGATTTCCGAAAATGGGGAAGTTGGACGCATTGGCGGTATAGAGCAGAAAGTCATTGCTGCTGACAAAGCAGGTGCAGAATATTTCCTTGCTCCACATGAAAAAGTTACTAAAGAAATGAAAGAAAAGTATCCTGAACTTGAATCGAACTATACTGCTGCCAAAAGAACTGCTGAAGACATTGGTACTGATATGAAGGTAATACCTGTGAAAACCTTTGATGAAGCATTAGCATTTTTACAAACATTAGCAAAATAG
- a CDS encoding YlbF family regulator: MLATIERMEILDSADELSQWILESDVAENYRKSLYKLRNNSETQRKVQTFSRMKESYEEVQRFGRYHPDYKTIMKEIREAKREMDLDENVAEFRRVENELQDLLDQVSLLIGHSVSKNVKVPSGNPFFSSGGSCGGGCGSGGSCGCSA; this comes from the coding sequence ATGCTTGCTACTATAGAAAGAATGGAAATATTGGATTCAGCTGACGAATTATCTCAGTGGATTTTAGAATCTGATGTGGCAGAAAATTATCGTAAGTCTTTATATAAACTTCGCAACAATTCTGAAACTCAACGAAAAGTACAAACCTTTTCGCGAATGAAAGAAAGTTACGAAGAAGTTCAACGCTTCGGTCGTTACCACCCGGACTACAAAACCATCATGAAAGAAATCCGTGAAGCGAAAAGAGAAATGGACCTTGATGAGAATGTAGCGGAGTTCAGAAGAGTGGAAAACGAGCTGCAGGATCTGCTTGATCAAGTGAGCCTGCTAATTGGACATTCCGTGTCTAAAAATGTAAAGGTTCCTTCAGGGAATCCATTCTTCTCAAGCGGAGGATCATGCGGAGGCGGCTGCGGATCTGGCGGAAGCTGCGGTTGTTCAGCCTAA
- a CDS encoding YlbE-like family protein, which produces MRADIIEYIYAKEDLKLFLRDQPQWYRTLSRNPNELEKFEIASINHFQKTIPHRVQKFSNGVQMASMMISMFQSMNSAES; this is translated from the coding sequence ATGCGAGCGGACATTATTGAGTATATTTATGCCAAAGAAGATCTGAAATTATTTTTAAGAGATCAGCCACAGTGGTATCGTACACTTTCTCGAAATCCCAATGAATTAGAGAAATTCGAAATTGCGTCGATTAACCATTTTCAAAAAACGATTCCTCATCGAGTACAAAAATTCTCAAACGGAGTCCAAATGGCCTCCATGATGATCAGTATGTTCCAATCAATGAATAGTGCCGAGAGTTGA
- a CDS encoding CAP domain-containing protein, with translation MRILIILVIILFIGIYQGQKQENEPLKGPETQTLKEDNENQLNQSIEAPGERPASGLSTWIGKDTKKVIEAFGDPERVEPSSYGYKWWIYPISDKQYIQMGVNNHKVVTLFAIGNQVDVAPYKLGQRLEDIYRFTIVDSEIVVNDESGAYQFELNEEDLNTRLLVTLGDIYAQLYLDKFTGRLTSIRFLDSQTLIEMHPYEMMYRGELAEEQEPSEDEWDKVNSASEQQIFDITNVIRHQFEADILKWDEETAMVARGHSKEMYEEDYFSHDSPTFGNLSERLESENVMFKTAGENIASQYSDAPEAVHGWLNSEGHRKILLEQQFTHLGVGVYKRYYTQNFIEKLEDKE, from the coding sequence TTGCGTATTTTGATCATTCTTGTCATTATTTTATTTATTGGTATTTATCAAGGTCAAAAACAAGAAAATGAGCCTCTTAAAGGACCAGAAACCCAAACTCTTAAAGAAGACAACGAAAACCAATTAAATCAATCAATTGAAGCTCCAGGTGAACGACCTGCATCAGGTTTATCAACCTGGATTGGCAAAGATACGAAAAAGGTAATTGAAGCTTTTGGAGACCCAGAGCGGGTCGAACCAAGCTCATACGGGTATAAATGGTGGATCTACCCGATATCGGATAAACAATACATACAAATGGGCGTTAACAATCATAAAGTCGTTACGTTGTTTGCCATTGGGAATCAGGTGGATGTGGCTCCTTATAAATTGGGACAACGTTTGGAAGACATTTACCGTTTTACCATTGTGGATTCTGAAATCGTTGTAAATGACGAATCAGGTGCTTATCAGTTTGAATTAAATGAAGAGGACCTGAATACCCGGCTTCTCGTAACCCTTGGAGATATTTATGCCCAGCTTTATCTGGACAAATTCACAGGAAGACTTACGAGTATCCGCTTTCTTGATAGTCAAACACTGATCGAGATGCATCCATATGAAATGATGTATAGAGGGGAATTGGCTGAGGAACAAGAGCCAAGCGAGGACGAATGGGATAAAGTGAATAGTGCAAGCGAACAGCAGATTTTTGATATTACAAATGTGATCAGACATCAATTCGAAGCAGATATACTAAAATGGGATGAAGAAACGGCAATGGTAGCAAGGGGTCATAGTAAAGAAATGTATGAAGAAGATTATTTCTCACATGATTCACCCACCTTCGGGAACCTATCTGAGCGTCTGGAAAGTGAAAATGTTATGTTCAAGACTGCAGGGGAAAACATCGCTTCCCAGTACTCGGACGCACCAGAAGCGGTTCATGGCTGGCTGAATTCAGAAGGCCACCGAAAGATTCTACTGGAACAACAATTCACCCATCTTGGCGTAGGGGTATATAAAAGGTACTACACACAAAATTTTATAGAGAAATTAGAAGATAAAGAATAA
- the rsmD gene encoding 16S rRNA (guanine(966)-N(2))-methyltransferase RsmD: MRVISGTLKGRPLKAVPGSGTRPTTDKVKESIFNMLGPYFEGGTGLDLFAGSGGLGIEALSRGLDSVIFVDRDAKAFQTIKANLHDCDLVEQSEVYRNEATRALKAILKREITFDYIFLDPPYKQQKLQQLLEFIDEHNLLNESGYVMCEHGSEITLGDRAGGLEKVREETYGIIRISIFFKGN, encoded by the coding sequence ATGAGAGTAATATCAGGAACGTTAAAAGGAAGACCGTTGAAAGCTGTTCCTGGCAGTGGGACACGGCCGACAACAGATAAGGTAAAAGAGTCTATATTTAATATGTTAGGCCCCTATTTTGAAGGGGGTACAGGATTGGATTTATTTGCAGGAAGCGGTGGACTCGGAATAGAAGCCCTGAGTCGTGGACTGGATTCTGTGATTTTCGTGGACCGTGATGCAAAAGCATTTCAAACCATTAAGGCAAACCTCCATGATTGTGACCTGGTGGAGCAAAGCGAAGTGTATAGAAACGAAGCAACGAGGGCGTTAAAGGCAATTTTAAAAAGAGAGATAACCTTTGATTATATATTCCTGGATCCTCCTTATAAACAGCAGAAGCTTCAACAACTACTGGAATTCATCGACGAGCACAATCTTCTAAATGAAAGCGGTTACGTCATGTGTGAACATGGCTCGGAGATCACACTGGGAGATAGAGCCGGGGGCTTGGAGAAAGTAAGGGAAGAAACGTATGGAATCATAAGAATTTCTATTTTTTTCAAAGGGAACTAA
- a CDS encoding PaaI family thioesterase: protein MKEQVQQLLDECLTGASDEDLLILKQLLEGVKRKKNNENGSIIGGIFAMDREVKDGNFEISIPITPVTHNSLQIVHGGVTATLVDSAMGTLANMMLPEGYGAVTTNLNIHYLAPGIGDRLTAHAAVVHQGSKTIVVDGKVISSDGKIVAHSTGSFFIFKKKR from the coding sequence ATGAAAGAACAGGTACAACAGTTGTTAGATGAATGTCTTACAGGAGCTTCGGATGAGGATCTTCTAATCTTGAAACAGCTTCTCGAAGGAGTTAAACGTAAGAAAAACAATGAAAATGGATCAATCATAGGCGGAATATTTGCCATGGACCGCGAAGTGAAAGACGGGAATTTCGAAATAAGTATTCCGATTACGCCCGTTACACATAATTCACTGCAGATCGTTCACGGAGGAGTAACCGCTACTTTAGTGGACTCCGCTATGGGCACATTAGCCAATATGATGCTTCCTGAAGGATATGGAGCTGTAACGACAAATTTAAACATTCACTACTTGGCACCAGGGATAGGAGACCGATTAACTGCTCATGCTGCTGTCGTTCATCAGGGAAGCAAGACCATTGTAGTGGACGGGAAAGTTATCAGTTCAGACGGTAAGATTGTTGCTCATTCTACCGGGTCATTTTTTATTTTCAAAAAGAAACGGTAG
- a CDS encoding methylthioribose kinase produces MIQRFIELGEGYSDIYELMELAKANKERLQHMMAFHTIVNNRAVSSLALVMKPTEQGKFQAIYVCREGIPNPNITPNQRYSLFEETAKELDRVIIQMDVKPSTLYPEKALYYQHLIAILRLNHYILPLQ; encoded by the coding sequence ATGATTCAACGTTTTATTGAATTAGGAGAAGGATATTCAGATATTTATGAACTAATGGAGCTTGCAAAAGCCAATAAAGAGCGATTACAGCATATGATGGCATTTCATACTATTGTTAATAACCGTGCCGTATCATCCCTGGCGCTTGTGATGAAACCTACAGAACAGGGCAAATTCCAAGCCATTTATGTTTGCCGGGAAGGAATCCCAAATCCGAATATCACACCAAACCAGCGCTACTCCCTTTTTGAAGAAACGGCTAAGGAATTAGACAGGGTTATCATCCAAATGGATGTGAAACCCTCCACTCTCTATCCGGAAAAAGCATTGTACTATCAGCATCTGATCGCGATACTGCGATTAAATCATTATATACTGCCTTTACAATAA
- the coaD gene encoding pantetheine-phosphate adenylyltransferase, with amino-acid sequence MTSIAVCPGSFDPITYGHLDIITRGAKVFDQIYVVVLNNSSKKPLFSVEERIELIREVTGDIPNVVVDSFQGLLVDYAKKVNAKAIIRGLRAVSDFEYEMQITSMNRVLEDDIETFFIMTNNQYSFLSSSIVKEVAKYGGNISELVPKRVEESLKEKYRNLNKPE; translated from the coding sequence ATGACGAGCATTGCAGTTTGTCCGGGTAGTTTTGATCCCATTACATATGGACATTTAGATATTATTACACGGGGTGCGAAAGTTTTTGATCAAATTTATGTAGTGGTATTAAATAACTCTTCTAAAAAACCACTATTCTCTGTAGAGGAAAGAATCGAATTGATTCGTGAGGTTACGGGAGATATTCCTAATGTAGTTGTCGATTCTTTTCAAGGGCTCTTAGTTGATTACGCAAAGAAAGTGAATGCGAAAGCAATCATTAGAGGATTGCGTGCGGTATCAGACTTTGAATATGAGATGCAGATTACGTCAATGAACAGGGTTTTAGAAGATGATATCGAGACGTTCTTCATTATGACCAATAATCAATATTCTTTCTTGAGCTCGAGTATAGTAAAAGAAGTGGCTAAGTATGGAGGCAACATATCTGAATTAGTGCCGAAACGAGTTGAAGAATCGTTAAAGGAAAAATATAGGAATTTAAATAAGCCTGAATAA
- a CDS encoding patatin-like phospholipase family protein — MDRPKIGLALGSGGARGFAHLGVLKAFDDANIPIDMIAGSSMGALVGCFYGVGHKMEDLYKLSTTFRRKYYLDFTVPKMGFISGKRIKEFIQLFTHNKNIEDLNIPISVVATDITNGEKVVFTTGPISSAVRASIAIPGIFVPERINGRLLVDGGVIDRVPVSVVKEMGADIVIGVDVSHVKRNAEITTIYDVIMQSIDILQLEIVAHREFASDFMIRPHVEMYSTRAFKNIDEIIDMGEEEAKKVIPSIQKALDNWKE; from the coding sequence ATGGACAGACCCAAAATTGGATTAGCCCTCGGCTCGGGTGGGGCAAGAGGATTTGCACATTTAGGGGTTTTAAAGGCATTTGATGATGCGAATATCCCTATAGATATGATTGCAGGAAGCAGTATGGGGGCTCTTGTGGGCTGCTTTTATGGGGTAGGGCATAAGATGGAAGACCTTTACAAGCTTTCCACCACCTTCAGAAGAAAATATTATTTAGACTTTACCGTTCCAAAGATGGGCTTTATTTCGGGTAAAAGGATTAAAGAATTCATTCAGCTTTTTACACATAATAAAAATATTGAAGATTTAAATATTCCAATAAGTGTCGTTGCCACAGATATTACAAATGGTGAAAAAGTGGTGTTTACGACCGGCCCTATCTCAAGTGCGGTCCGGGCAAGTATTGCGATCCCGGGTATATTTGTACCTGAAAGAATAAACGGCCGCTTACTCGTGGACGGAGGAGTCATTGACCGGGTACCTGTTTCTGTCGTTAAAGAGATGGGGGCTGATATCGTCATCGGTGTCGATGTATCTCATGTAAAAAGGAATGCTGAAATCACAACGATTTATGATGTGATTATGCAAAGCATCGATATCCTTCAATTAGAAATCGTCGCACACCGTGAATTTGCTTCTGACTTTATGATCAGACCCCATGTAGAAATGTATAGCACCAGAGCCTTTAAGAATATTGATGAAATTATCGATATGGGGGAGGAAGAGGCGAAGAAGGTTATTCCTTCTATTCAGAAAGCTTTAGATAATTGGAAGGAGTAA
- a CDS encoding nucleotidyltransferase, whose protein sequence is MKATGVIVEYNPFHNGHLHHLRETRIATSADVVVAVMSGHFLQRGEPALVSKWSRTRMALEAGVDVVIELPYCFATQHAEIFSRGAISLLDFIGCESFCFGSEDGDIDTFEKTLVFIEANRERYNTYISGFIQEGMSYPSALAKAFQTLGNGDSVIDLSKPNNILGFHYMEARNQIHSSLKAYTITREAAGYHDQHFSSPSIASATSIRKSIFSSGGDHRIDSYLPSTSVDQLTQYQLKYGGFHRWENYWAILQYKLLSSSKEELKEIYEVEEGIENRMMECVKTSTSFEEFMTKLKTKRYTWTRLQRMLLHILTNTRKEEMRNRHISPSYIRLLGMNKTGREFLHSKKKEMPLPLISKLSSANQSEIELDVRAAEIFSLGLKNAAARKKLLHQEWSQPPVMI, encoded by the coding sequence ATGAAAGCAACAGGAGTAATTGTAGAGTATAATCCCTTTCATAATGGTCATTTACATCATTTAAGGGAAACGAGGATTGCAACTAGTGCTGATGTAGTGGTTGCAGTGATGAGTGGGCATTTCCTTCAGCGTGGTGAGCCTGCGCTGGTCTCTAAATGGTCCCGCACCAGAATGGCTTTAGAAGCAGGGGTTGACGTCGTGATTGAACTCCCCTATTGTTTTGCCACTCAGCATGCTGAGATTTTTTCGAGGGGAGCCATTTCACTCCTTGATTTCATAGGCTGTGAGAGTTTTTGTTTTGGCAGCGAGGATGGGGATATTGATACTTTCGAGAAAACGCTGGTATTCATTGAAGCAAATCGGGAGCGATACAATACTTATATAAGTGGGTTTATCCAAGAAGGCATGAGCTATCCTTCTGCTCTTGCTAAAGCCTTTCAAACATTAGGAAACGGAGACTCCGTTATCGATTTAAGTAAACCGAATAATATATTGGGGTTTCATTATATGGAAGCGAGAAACCAGATTCACTCGTCACTAAAAGCGTACACCATTACAAGGGAAGCTGCCGGGTACCATGATCAACACTTCTCTTCTCCTTCCATTGCGAGTGCAACAAGCATAAGGAAAAGTATATTCAGCAGCGGAGGTGATCATAGGATTGATTCTTATCTCCCGTCGACATCCGTTGATCAGTTAACTCAGTACCAACTCAAGTATGGCGGATTCCATCGCTGGGAAAATTACTGGGCGATTTTACAGTATAAGCTTCTTTCGTCGTCCAAAGAGGAACTGAAGGAGATATATGAAGTAGAAGAAGGGATAGAAAATCGGATGATGGAGTGTGTCAAAACCTCGACTTCCTTTGAAGAATTCATGACTAAGCTTAAAACAAAGCGCTATACATGGACACGCCTTCAACGAATGCTCCTCCATATTCTTACGAATACGCGCAAGGAAGAGATGCGTAACAGACACATCTCCCCAAGCTATATCCGCCTGCTTGGAATGAATAAAACGGGAAGGGAATTTCTCCATTCCAAGAAAAAAGAAATGCCCTTACCTTTAATCAGTAAGCTTTCAAGCGCTAATCAAAGCGAAATAGAATTAGATGTCAGAGCCGCTGAAATATTTTCATTAGGTTTAAAAAATGCGGCAGCCCGAAAAAAATTGCTTCATCAAGAATGGTCTCAACCGCCTGTGATGATATAA
- the ylbJ gene encoding sporulation integral membrane protein YlbJ, with product MFKSKIKTLALSMSVTLFAASLIIMPGESLEASIRGLDMWWEIVFPSLLPFFIVSEMLIGFGVVRFIGVMLEPLMRPLFRVPGVGGFVWAMGMASGFPSGAKLTARLRQEEQITKLEAERLVSFTNSSNPLFIFGAVSVGFFQNATLGIVLAAAHYIGNICVGVVMRFYGGKEKEELRYRSSGKKGFIILEAFSALHRTRLQDKRPIGKLLGDAVTSSIQTLLMIGGFIILFSVINKMLYHLNITTFIAEAFSTLFILLQLPEQLSIPFISGLFEITLGSKLTSGVDEATLLQQAIITSFILGFSGFSVQAQVASILAETDIRFKPFFYARFVHGIAASVTTIIIWKPIYERFSDEQLSNAIPVFAMKNNAFWTEMLYWFKIAGPVITIFSLILYIVLYVRRHE from the coding sequence TTGTTCAAATCGAAAATCAAAACCTTGGCTTTATCGATGAGCGTGACTTTATTTGCGGCATCTCTCATCATAATGCCGGGAGAATCTCTTGAGGCCTCCATACGGGGATTAGATATGTGGTGGGAGATCGTATTCCCCTCGTTATTGCCATTTTTCATCGTGTCAGAAATGTTGATCGGTTTTGGTGTAGTCAGATTTATCGGAGTCATGCTGGAACCCTTGATGAGGCCATTATTCCGGGTCCCCGGGGTCGGCGGTTTTGTGTGGGCAATGGGGATGGCATCAGGATTTCCATCGGGAGCCAAACTGACGGCCCGTCTGAGGCAGGAAGAACAAATCACGAAATTGGAAGCGGAACGCCTTGTTTCCTTCACGAACTCTTCCAATCCTTTATTCATATTTGGAGCTGTGTCGGTTGGATTCTTTCAAAATGCTACCCTAGGAATTGTTTTAGCTGCCGCTCATTATATTGGAAACATCTGTGTAGGTGTCGTCATGAGATTCTATGGTGGAAAAGAGAAGGAAGAATTAAGATATCGGTCTTCCGGGAAAAAAGGCTTTATCATTCTGGAAGCCTTTTCTGCTCTTCATCGCACAAGACTGCAAGATAAGCGCCCTATAGGGAAGCTCTTGGGAGATGCTGTCACCTCTTCCATTCAAACCTTACTGATGATCGGTGGTTTCATTATCTTATTTTCGGTCATTAATAAAATGCTTTATCATCTGAATATTACGACCTTTATTGCAGAAGCCTTTTCAACTCTATTCATTCTGCTCCAATTACCAGAGCAATTAAGCATTCCTTTTATTTCAGGCTTGTTTGAAATCACACTAGGCTCAAAGCTGACAAGTGGAGTAGATGAAGCTACTCTGCTTCAGCAAGCCATTATTACAAGTTTTATATTGGGGTTCAGTGGGTTCAGCGTCCAAGCGCAAGTGGCAAGCATATTAGCAGAAACCGATATTCGGTTCAAGCCCTTTTTCTATGCCCGTTTTGTTCATGGAATAGCCGCGTCCGTCACGACCATCATCATTTGGAAACCGATATACGAGAGATTTTCCGATGAGCAGCTCTCCAATGCCATACCTGTATTCGCCATGAAAAACAATGCATTCTGGACGGAAATGCTATATTGGTTTAAGATAGCAGGTCCAGTGATCACGATATTCAGTTTGATTCTCTATATTGTTCTGTATGTAAGAAGACATGAATGA
- a CDS encoding YceD family protein yields MKWSIIQLQKFRDKGLSIDETINLDELKEIDPQIIEVSPIRVSGKADIGSNRVTFHLHIEGKLVLPCSRTLVDVDLPVDINTIETYLLNEADYDQYGEEEVHRIQGDVIDLKPAIRELLLLEIPMQVISDEAREQDEMPSGKNWEVLTEEQAYQVEQEEEKKVDPRLADLAKLLDQNKKS; encoded by the coding sequence TTGAAATGGTCAATAATACAATTACAAAAATTTAGAGACAAGGGACTTTCCATTGACGAAACGATTAATTTGGATGAATTGAAAGAAATCGATCCCCAAATTATAGAAGTCTCACCTATTCGAGTGTCCGGAAAGGCAGATATCGGTTCAAACCGCGTCACTTTCCATCTCCATATAGAAGGAAAGTTAGTATTACCTTGCTCAAGAACCCTTGTGGATGTTGATTTACCAGTTGACATTAATACGATTGAAACGTATCTTCTAAATGAAGCTGATTATGATCAGTATGGGGAAGAGGAAGTACATCGTATTCAAGGTGATGTTATTGATTTAAAACCTGCTATTAGAGAATTACTATTACTTGAGATTCCGATGCAAGTAATCAGTGATGAAGCGAGAGAACAAGATGAGATGCCTTCTGGTAAGAACTGGGAAGTACTAACGGAAGAACAAGCTTATCAAGTCGAGCAAGAGGAAGAGAAGAAAGTTGATCCTCGTCTCGCTGACTTAGCAAAACTTCTTGATCAAAACAAGAAATCTTAA
- a CDS encoding YlbG family protein has translation MLTERQGLVVWLHSLKHAKSLRRFGNVHYVSKKMKYVVLYCNQDEIDTVMERIAAYSYVKKVDPSHKPFIKSVFENSRPDKAKEYDYKMGF, from the coding sequence ATGTTAACAGAGAGACAAGGTTTAGTTGTTTGGTTACATAGTTTGAAGCATGCCAAGTCCCTGAGGCGATTTGGGAATGTTCACTATGTTTCGAAGAAAATGAAATATGTTGTGCTCTATTGTAATCAAGATGAAATCGACACGGTAATGGAAAGAATAGCTGCCTATTCCTACGTGAAAAAGGTAGATCCTTCCCATAAGCCATTTATAAAGTCTGTTTTTGAAAATTCCCGCCCGGATAAGGCAAAGGAATATGATTACAAAATGGGATTTTAA
- the rpmF gene encoding 50S ribosomal protein L32, whose translation MAVPFRRTSKTAKRQRRTHFKLRVPGMVACPNCGEMKLAHRVCKECGTYKGKEVVNK comes from the coding sequence ATGGCAGTACCTTTTAGAAGAACATCTAAAACAGCAAAAAGACAACGTCGTACACACTTCAAACTACGTGTACCTGGTATGGTAGCATGCCCAAACTGTGGTGAAATGAAACTAGCACACCGTGTTTGTAAAGAGTGCGGAACGTATAAAGGTAAAGAAGTTGTAAACAAATAA